In bacterium, one DNA window encodes the following:
- a CDS encoding tetratricopeptide repeat protein yields MNFKQVAVKILACGAVVAASGCYRLIGGEEHRRKQSIAKHTGMAELREAAGNYEGAADEYRAVIELAPRLAEAYLGLGNNLNKLGRYGEAAEAYRKAAALEPQNYDFRFNLGVTLARAKKYEEAATELEVAASLAPDKAEPYIYWGSALREAGDYEEAAAALARALVVEPANTLAHLNLALTLDEVDPARAAAEWRKVRDAPDALPEWRAMADERLSPGEED; encoded by the coding sequence AGCAGGTAGCCGTAAAAATACTGGCGTGCGGGGCCGTTGTGGCCGCGAGCGGCTGTTACCGGCTCATCGGCGGCGAAGAGCACCGCCGCAAACAGAGCATAGCCAAGCACACCGGTATGGCCGAATTACGCGAGGCGGCCGGCAACTACGAGGGCGCGGCGGACGAGTACCGCGCCGTAATCGAGCTCGCGCCCCGCCTCGCGGAGGCGTACCTGGGCCTGGGCAACAACCTCAACAAGTTGGGCCGGTACGGCGAGGCCGCGGAGGCGTACCGCAAGGCGGCCGCGCTCGAGCCCCAAAACTACGATTTTAGATTTAACCTCGGCGTAACGCTGGCCCGGGCGAAGAAGTACGAGGAGGCCGCAACCGAGCTGGAGGTCGCGGCGTCGCTGGCGCCCGATAAAGCGGAGCCGTACATATATTGGGGTTCCGCGCTGCGGGAGGCCGGCGACTACGAGGAGGCCGCGGCGGCGTTGGCCCGGGCCCTCGTCGTCGAGCCGGCGAATACGCTCGCCCACCTGAACCTGGCGCTGACGCTGGACGAAGTCGACCCGGCTCGAGCCGCGGCCGAGTGGCGGAAAGTGCGGGATGCCCCCGACGCCCTTCCCGAGTGGCGCGCGATGGCCGACGAGCGGCTCTCCCCCGGCGAGGAGGATTGA
- a CDS encoding HU family DNA-binding protein has product MAVSKSDIAQAVAQKAGMPKSRADDVVSMVFDTIQDSLQKGERVSIVSFGTFEVRTNKGRMGRNPKTGETIYIPEKRSVKFKAGKGLKETVR; this is encoded by the coding sequence ATGGCGGTAAGCAAATCGGATATCGCCCAAGCGGTGGCGCAGAAGGCCGGCATGCCCAAGAGCCGGGCGGACGACGTCGTATCCATGGTGTTCGACACTATCCAGGACAGCCTCCAAAAGGGCGAGCGGGTTTCGATAGTTTCGTTCGGGACGTTCGAAGTACGTACTAACAAAGGTCGGATGGGTCGGAACCCGAAAACGGGCGAAACGATATACATCCCGGAGAAGCGTTCGGTCAAGTTCAAGGCCGGGAAAGGATTGAAGGAAACGGTCCGATAG